In the genome of Fulvivirga maritima, one region contains:
- a CDS encoding amino acid adenylation domain-containing protein, whose translation MYTNNYSQNHLFPATNQQEGIWFHAFTVAPSYWNFIEMRGYDGNIDSNILKNAFHQVIIKHSALRTHFVTHKNELFQEVSQQVNVDEIFIVNQLDVDDDEYINNTIKSVISQEEQYVFDLREGTLVRLRVLRFSNKCCLILNAHHIITDSESMAILWSDLISFYNTANEQVFESNVTQYKDYSIAQRTFNDSDHYQKELSYWKEKLGYKNSFHLDFHGGQDKNVIDYERATISSELRDRIRTIALRKRVLTSAVYQTAYILLLYIYSKDKSIIIENVIGGRGFGRNEYKDTIGLFANRVLNHQAIDPDCSISDLIKTVNAEILKSFKHSTIPFDLIKRELGSQDVHLNPFRAVFNVIKGFNDSSSTFLDLKPIEFNWTNSVVGDIQVDIGLTIVEDVSDTEVRLDVKVASCFLGLSKLMTANYLKLLEACVYHSEAYVNTLNILSVKELSLIDKFNNLHVDYPEASLISLFEKQAERKPNNIAVIFGETRLTYHELFQQVNQLCNYLIGNNLNADVIAVYTERSMDMIISILAILKLGSAYVPIDPEYPEGRVQYILNKSGADVVLTHYTFLHQISTLKEGVSPVYLDRQKIDILKSHKEFKSNCRASGLAYIIFTSGSTGKPKAVPVRHKNVTNTILAHIQEWRVNDDDVMLQFSSLAFDASVNEIFIALSAGIPLVLTNKLSLLQKSLFTDLLKTNSISLAILTPAYLRMLNVEDLGSLRVITSAGETPDVKVLTELSKNVICYNAYGPTECAICATMYQVKPYDVSRSRLPIGKPIANTSISIIDEAGSILPIGVAGEIIIKGRGVVAGYLNDTENSSNPFQQQGNSFIYKTGDLGRKLPSGDIEFLYRKDDQVKVRGFRVDLNEVRLAVKKCSDVIDAEVILKKDSKGSKLLRGCIISHLTSFDFEQLQDHLRKELPDYMIPAEWVITKELPVTSNGKVDKQALASLSPLKLTKYVEPANLLEKQLILIWQDILGIEQVGVADHFFRIGGHSLLATRLITSLQNELSYSVSIKEIFDYPVLRAFAQRLIELGESTIEMLPKVNLGAKIPLSYQQESIWVIDQLTSGNSQYNIPMCFKITGELNLDKLQQSFIDIIDRHTPLRTVIYQDELGKPYQGLLNSTDWGLKVVEGQELDGVVSSWSDFDLTKDFMIKAIVIAKYDKEFELIINVHHIAFDGWSSSIFFKELSSLYHGENIEKIEHNYQDYSQWQREKIISEKCISYWSDKLKGVEPLQLPTDFARPEIYNSEGNSIFVSLDQPIVSALYRISETYDITIYNIFLSVFSVLISRFSRQHDFCVGVPFSGREAHPSIEDLIGYFSNTLLVRCSINEDISFVEYAQSIKKQLLKVQDH comes from the coding sequence ATGTATACTAACAATTATAGTCAAAACCACTTGTTTCCCGCCACCAATCAGCAGGAAGGTATATGGTTTCATGCCTTCACGGTAGCCCCTTCATATTGGAATTTTATTGAAATGAGAGGCTATGATGGAAATATAGATAGTAATATCTTAAAAAATGCTTTTCATCAAGTTATCATAAAACATTCAGCTCTGCGGACTCATTTTGTAACGCATAAAAATGAATTATTTCAGGAAGTATCTCAGCAAGTAAATGTTGATGAAATTTTTATCGTTAATCAGTTAGATGTTGATGACGATGAATACATCAATAATACTATAAAATCAGTTATTTCTCAGGAGGAGCAGTATGTGTTTGATTTAAGAGAGGGTACTTTGGTAAGATTAAGAGTGCTGAGGTTTTCAAATAAATGTTGTTTAATACTAAACGCTCACCATATAATTACAGATTCTGAATCTATGGCCATCCTTTGGTCAGACCTTATAAGTTTCTATAATACTGCTAATGAGCAGGTTTTTGAAAGCAACGTAACGCAATATAAAGATTACAGTATAGCACAAAGGACATTTAATGACTCAGATCATTATCAAAAAGAATTATCTTATTGGAAGGAAAAATTAGGCTATAAAAATTCTTTTCATTTAGATTTTCATGGTGGCCAAGATAAAAATGTTATAGACTATGAAAGAGCTACAATATCCTCTGAGCTTAGGGATAGAATTAGAACTATAGCTTTAAGAAAAAGAGTTTTAACCTCAGCAGTTTACCAGACGGCCTACATATTGCTTCTCTATATTTATTCCAAAGACAAAAGCATAATCATAGAAAATGTCATTGGTGGTAGAGGTTTTGGTAGAAATGAATATAAAGATACCATAGGGCTGTTCGCTAATAGGGTTTTGAATCACCAAGCTATTGACCCTGATTGCTCCATCTCAGATTTAATAAAGACTGTGAATGCTGAGATCTTGAAAAGCTTTAAACATAGTACTATTCCGTTTGATTTGATCAAACGGGAACTTGGATCTCAAGATGTTCACTTAAATCCATTTCGAGCTGTGTTTAACGTTATTAAAGGTTTCAACGATAGTAGTTCTACTTTTCTGGACTTAAAACCAATAGAATTTAATTGGACAAACAGTGTAGTAGGAGACATTCAGGTAGACATTGGTTTAACAATTGTTGAAGATGTTTCCGACACAGAGGTAAGATTAGATGTTAAAGTAGCTAGTTGCTTTTTAGGCCTTTCAAAACTCATGACGGCTAATTACCTTAAGCTGTTAGAAGCATGTGTGTATCATTCAGAGGCTTATGTGAATACCCTAAATATACTTTCAGTTAAAGAACTGTCTTTAATTGATAAGTTCAATAATCTTCATGTAGACTATCCTGAGGCCTCTTTGATATCACTTTTTGAAAAGCAGGCGGAGAGAAAACCAAATAATATTGCGGTGATATTTGGAGAAACCAGGTTAACCTATCATGAGCTTTTTCAGCAAGTAAATCAGCTTTGTAATTATTTAATTGGCAATAATTTAAATGCTGATGTTATAGCCGTTTACACTGAAAGGTCTATGGATATGATCATTTCTATATTAGCTATACTAAAATTGGGTTCTGCTTATGTACCTATAGACCCAGAATACCCAGAAGGAAGGGTTCAATATATACTAAATAAATCTGGTGCTGATGTTGTCTTGACTCATTATACATTTTTACATCAGATCTCGACGCTGAAGGAGGGTGTAAGTCCAGTATATTTAGATAGACAGAAAATTGATATACTTAAGAGCCATAAGGAGTTTAAATCTAACTGTCGTGCTAGTGGTCTTGCATATATTATCTTTACTTCAGGGTCTACTGGGAAACCCAAGGCCGTTCCGGTTCGTCACAAAAATGTAACTAATACCATATTAGCACATATTCAAGAATGGCGTGTTAATGATGATGATGTCATGCTTCAATTTTCGTCATTGGCTTTTGATGCCTCTGTAAACGAGATTTTTATAGCTTTATCGGCAGGTATACCTTTAGTATTAACCAATAAGTTAAGCCTTCTTCAAAAGAGTTTGTTTACAGACCTTTTAAAAACAAACAGTATTTCTCTTGCTATATTAACGCCTGCCTACCTGCGTATGCTAAACGTTGAAGATCTGGGTTCATTAAGAGTAATAACGTCAGCCGGTGAAACGCCCGATGTAAAGGTTTTAACTGAATTAAGTAAAAATGTCATTTGTTATAATGCTTATGGGCCTACAGAATGTGCAATCTGTGCTACCATGTATCAAGTTAAACCATATGACGTATCGAGATCCAGACTGCCAATAGGTAAACCTATAGCTAACACATCTATCAGTATTATAGATGAGGCCGGATCAATTCTTCCTATTGGAGTTGCTGGTGAAATAATAATAAAAGGGAGGGGAGTAGTAGCCGGCTATTTAAATGATACTGAGAACAGTTCGAACCCTTTCCAACAACAGGGTAATAGTTTCATTTATAAAACTGGTGATCTGGGAAGAAAATTACCTTCTGGCGATATCGAATTTTTATATAGAAAGGATGATCAAGTAAAAGTTCGTGGTTTTAGAGTCGATTTGAATGAGGTAAGATTAGCCGTGAAGAAATGCAGTGATGTCATCGATGCGGAGGTTATATTAAAAAAAGACTCCAAAGGGAGTAAGCTTTTAAGAGGCTGCATTATTTCTCATCTTACCAGTTTTGACTTTGAACAATTACAGGATCATTTAAGAAAGGAATTGCCTGATTATATGATTCCTGCCGAATGGGTAATCACTAAAGAATTGCCTGTGACATCTAATGGTAAGGTAGATAAGCAAGCCTTAGCGAGTTTGTCACCACTAAAGCTCACTAAATATGTGGAGCCAGCTAATCTATTAGAGAAACAATTGATTCTTATCTGGCAAGATATACTCGGTATCGAGCAAGTAGGAGTGGCAGATCATTTTTTTAGAATTGGTGGTCACTCTTTACTGGCAACCAGGCTCATAACATCTCTTCAAAATGAACTTTCCTATAGTGTCTCAATTAAAGAAATTTTCGACTACCCCGTGTTAAGGGCTTTTGCTCAGCGACTTATAGAACTAGGAGAAAGTACGATTGAAATGCTGCCTAAGGTTAATTTAGGTGCAAAAATCCCGCTTTCCTATCAACAAGAATCGATATGGGTAATTGACCAGCTTACTTCAGGTAATTCACAGTATAACATCCCCATGTGTTTTAAGATTACCGGCGAATTGAATTTAGACAAACTTCAGCAATCCTTTATAGACATTATCGATAGGCATACGCCATTACGGACTGTCATTTATCAAGATGAGCTGGGGAAACCCTATCAAGGATTGTTAAATTCTACAGATTGGGGATTAAAGGTGGTAGAAGGTCAGGAATTAGATGGTGTTGTATCAAGTTGGTCAGATTTTGATTTGACAAAGGATTTTATGATCAAAGCTATAGTAATAGCTAAGTATGATAAGGAGTTTGAATTAATTATTAATGTACATCATATTGCCTTTGATGGATGGTCATCATCAATTTTCTTTAAAGAACTATCAAGCTTATATCATGGTGAAAATATAGAAAAGATAGAGCATAATTATCAGGATTATTCGCAATGGCAAAGAGAAAAAATTATAAGTGAAAAATGTATTAGCTATTGGAGCGATAAGTTGAAGGGAGTAGAACCTCTCCAATTACCCACAGATTTTGCACGGCCAGAAATATATAATTCTGAAGGTAACAGTATTTTTGTTTCATTGGATCAACCCATTGTATCAGCACTTTATAGAATATCTGAAACATATGATATAACTATATACAATATTTTTCTTTCCGTTTTTTCTGTTTTAATCTCACGGTTTTCCAGACAGCATGATTTCTGTGTAGGAGTTCCTTTTTCTGGCAGGGAAGCTCATCCTAGTATTGAAGATTTAATTGGTTACTTTTCAAATACGCTTTTGGTGAGGTGCTCTATTAATGAAGATATATCTTTTGTGGAATATGCACAGAGTATAAAGAAGCAGTTGCTGAAAGTACAAGATCATTAG